A stretch of DNA from Candidatus Cloacimonadota bacterium:
AAAATTGAGCTTGACTTTATAGCCAGTTGGCTATATCTTGTATTTGTGAGATGAAGATAGTATATCAGAGTGATAAAATCCTTGCTTCGATCAAAGATGTTGAGCGTAAGCGACCGGATTTGTTTGTGCAGTTAAAACTTCTGATCGAAAAACTCAATGGCTTTGATTACGATGATTTGATGATGGAGATTGATTCACAGCTAAAAAAGAGTGATAGAGATCCTAGCAAAGTGATAAAGAAGATACCCAAGTTTCATGTTTATGAGTTCAGAATTCCGCCTCATCATAGACGTGGTGTGTTGCGAATTCAGTTCATTATTGAGGAAGATCGTTGGACTTTATGTTTCACCAGGGTGTGGATTAAACCGCACAGCCCAAAAGATAAAAGAAAGAAAAAATGATAAAAGAAGGGGGAGAAATGGCAAACTCAAAAAAGGTATGGCTTCACAAGCATAATGAGTCCGCGAAAGAGCTGAATATAGATTTCTCTTTGATCCCCAAGTGGAAACGGGATCTAATCGATATTGTTGCAGAGCTCTCTGTGAAAAGAATCAAACTAAGGATGACTCAGGACGAACTGGCTAAGAAGATGGGTGTGAAGCAACCTGTGGTAGCCAGGTTTGAACACATGGGCCGGACGCCCGGGCTGGAATCAATCTATAGGTATGCTGAAGGGCTGGGCGTGGAGCTCAAGCCGCTGCAATTTGCCGAGGCATTCCGCTTTCCCAAGCCTGAGGATGAAGAAGAAGATTACCCTGCTGAGCTGTATGCCCCCTGGCAGAAAAATGTGTATGGCATAGTAGCGGATCTGGCAGTATATCGGATAAAACAAAGAGTGAGTCAAGCTGAACTGGCAAAGCGCATGGGCACCAGTCAATCCGTGATTACCCGCTTTGAGAGAATGGGCAGAATTCCCACCATTGAGTTCATCTACAAAGTAGCCGCTGCATTGGGGGTGGAACTGGAAGGGCTGAAGGTAATTGAAGTTCAGCAGCGCAGTATTGAATTTGCATGTTCCTCAGATTCAATCAGCGTTACAATTCAATCTGATATTGTTTCGAATTTGGTTGAACAGGTAATACAGTGTAACTTCGATAAGGAAATGGACACTACTAATATCACGGAATTCAAAATATACATTCCTAGCCAAGTCATAGCATTTGAGAAATTCGAAATATCAAATGAGGGCATTGATTGTGTTGTTGAGTTAAATAGCTCAGATGAATCACAGAACACAGAGACACTAGTGTTTACGAAAGATTACCTGACAGCAGCTTAAAAGGATGTCAAAATGAACAAACAAGAACAGCCCGGAATAATTGTGAAGTCGATCCATCAGCGTAAGTGTAGCTTTGAGAGAAGACAGGGGAATAGAGGTCCATTAGCCAACAACTTTGCTTTCAAATATGGGTATCGGATTCTGGATGATGGATGTGGCATTGCTGAGCTGACGCTATCGGTGAAGGGGATCAATAAGGAATCAAAAGAAGATATATTTGATTCTGAGATTACCTACATAGGCATGTTTAGCTACATTGAAGGTTCTGAGAACATGAGTATGGAAGACTTTCTGGCCAATAACGCGCCTGCACTACTAATGCCATACATCAGAGAGAGTCTTTCGAGTTTAAGTGCCAAAGCAGGCCTGCCGGTGGTATATCTGCCTCCGATCAATATAGTTGCCCTATTGAATCAACAAGCCATTAAGAATCAAGGGTAAAATACATTTCTAAAGTTGCAATGGTGTATCACTATCTATGATTATTGCGTTTTCGGGATCTAAGCTGTTTCGGCATCGTTAGTCTCTGATCCATGTATCCTTAATAGGCAAATATTATGCTGTTCGGATTTGTATCAAGAGGGAACCGGAGCAATTGCCAAAGCTTTCGATATTTGCTTAGAAAGACAGACGCACCATCTTGGCGCGTTAATTATTATAAAGCGGCAGGATGGCGTTTCTACTTTATTGCAAGATGTAGCTTGTAAACCGTTATCTTTTAAGGTTTTCACCAATGTTTCTCATTATATGATTCAAGCTACCTTTAGGCTAGGTTCATCGGAACATTATCCCGTTTAGCCCGATGATCTCCCGATGAAGCTTAGATAATTGTGACTTAACTCCTTAAGCAATGCCCTTAATTCATGCCCGTAGTATGTCTACTTATAAACGGATTAGTAAAAAAACGCCGCATCGTGTATCTTATGAATACTATAGAAATAGTGCTATCTTACGATATGAAGGTCTCTCCTTGACAATAGTATGGCATTGGGCATTTATGGATCGGGAGGAAAAGAATGGATAGTACCGGATTATCGGATAAGAGAATAATAGCGTTGGTAGATTGCAATAATTTCTACGTATCATGTGAGCGCGTATTCAATCCGAAACTCCAGAAAGTACCAGTAGCAATACTTTCAAATAATGATGGCTGCATAGTATCGCGCAGC
This window harbors:
- a CDS encoding protein-export chaperone SecB; the encoded protein is MNKQEQPGIIVKSIHQRKCSFERRQGNRGPLANNFAFKYGYRILDDGCGIAELTLSVKGINKESKEDIFDSEITYIGMFSYIEGSENMSMEDFLANNAPALLMPYIRESLSSLSAKAGLPVVYLPPINIVALLNQQAIKNQG
- a CDS encoding helix-turn-helix domain-containing protein, translating into MANSKKVWLHKHNESAKELNIDFSLIPKWKRDLIDIVAELSVKRIKLRMTQDELAKKMGVKQPVVARFEHMGRTPGLESIYRYAEGLGVELKPLQFAEAFRFPKPEDEEEDYPAELYAPWQKNVYGIVADLAVYRIKQRVSQAELAKRMGTSQSVITRFERMGRIPTIEFIYKVAAALGVELEGLKVIEVQQRSIEFACSSDSISVTIQSDIVSNLVEQVIQCNFDKEMDTTNITEFKIYIPSQVIAFEKFEISNEGIDCVVELNSSDESQNTETLVFTKDYLTAA